One Roseimaritima multifibrata DNA window includes the following coding sequences:
- a CDS encoding phytoene desaturase family protein yields the protein MARDFLKGAADEYDVVVIGSGLGGMTSANILGRAGHRVLLLEQHYKLGGLATWFRRPGGHIFDISLHGFPYGMVKSCRRYWTKDIADRIVQLKNIRFENPMFSVRTTFNRDDFTRLLTTDFKVDPVAVNQFFDTARGMNFYDDQTTTTRQLFDRFFPGREDVIRLLMEPITYANGSTLEDPAITYGIVFSNFMNKGVFIYEGGTDDLVQRMEKELKKNNVDIRIRCPVEKINVSGDRVQSVEVNGRTIRTKAVVSNANLRSTILDMVGPQSLPSDFIQQTEAVRLNNSSTQVYMALKPDAHVDESTGDLLFTSTAPYFRTEALLSRDITSRTFSFYYPRTRPDGKQRHAIVSSTNANWSDWADLSDADYEASKKELIETTLDALDKYVPNIREMIDWAEAATPRTFQHYTQHQLGASFGTKFEGLGVSRALPQQITGMYHAGSVGIIMSGWLGAMNYGVIVSNEVDQFLVG from the coding sequence ATGGCACGAGATTTCTTAAAAGGAGCCGCTGACGAATACGATGTGGTCGTCATCGGCAGCGGACTGGGGGGGATGACTTCAGCCAACATCCTGGGGCGAGCAGGGCATCGCGTGCTGCTGCTTGAACAGCACTACAAACTGGGAGGCTTAGCGACTTGGTTTCGCCGGCCCGGTGGGCACATTTTCGATATCTCGCTGCACGGTTTTCCATACGGGATGGTCAAGAGCTGCCGTCGCTACTGGACCAAAGATATCGCCGATCGCATTGTCCAACTGAAGAACATTCGCTTTGAAAACCCGATGTTCTCGGTTCGCACCACCTTCAATCGAGACGATTTCACTCGATTGCTGACGACCGATTTCAAGGTCGATCCGGTGGCCGTCAATCAGTTCTTCGACACCGCGCGAGGAATGAACTTTTACGACGACCAGACAACAACCACGCGTCAATTGTTTGATCGTTTCTTCCCCGGCCGCGAAGACGTCATCCGGTTGCTGATGGAACCGATCACCTACGCAAATGGATCGACGCTCGAAGACCCCGCAATCACGTATGGGATTGTGTTTAGCAACTTCATGAACAAAGGGGTTTTCATCTACGAAGGGGGAACGGACGACTTGGTTCAGCGAATGGAAAAGGAGCTGAAAAAGAACAATGTTGATATTCGGATCCGTTGCCCGGTTGAAAAAATCAACGTTTCCGGAGACCGCGTCCAGTCGGTCGAAGTCAATGGACGGACCATTCGCACCAAAGCGGTTGTCAGCAACGCGAACCTCCGATCAACGATCCTCGACATGGTGGGACCGCAAAGCCTTCCCAGTGATTTCATTCAGCAGACCGAAGCCGTTCGCCTGAACAACAGCAGCACGCAGGTCTACATGGCCTTAAAACCAGACGCCCACGTGGATGAATCGACCGGCGATCTGTTGTTCACAAGTACCGCGCCCTATTTCCGAACCGAAGCGTTGCTCAGCCGCGACATCACCAGCCGCACCTTTAGTTTCTACTACCCGCGGACTCGGCCCGACGGCAAACAACGGCACGCGATTGTCAGCAGTACCAACGCGAACTGGAGCGACTGGGCAGACCTAAGCGACGCCGACTACGAAGCGAGCAAAAAAGAACTGATCGAAACGACCCTGGATGCTCTGGACAAATACGTCCCGAACATCCGCGAAATGATCGACTGGGCCGAAGCCGCAACGCCTCGAACCTTTCAGCATTACACGCAGCATCAATTGGGCGCAAGCTTCGGCACCAAGTTTGAAGGCCTTGGCGTCAGCCGCGCCCTGCCGCAACAGATCACCGGCATGTACCACGCTGGCAGCGTCGGGATCATCATGAGCGGCTGGCTTGGCGCGATGAACTACGGCGTGATTGTCAGCAACGAAGTCGATCAGTTCCTGGTCGGCTAG